In Vigna unguiculata cultivar IT97K-499-35 chromosome 3, ASM411807v1, whole genome shotgun sequence, a single genomic region encodes these proteins:
- the LOC114175328 gene encoding protein LURP-one-related 6-like, giving the protein MTANTNTTPIVGKLYCSSSQTVHVVRKRPHVVNGGGFVVMDSSGQRVLFRVDGCGVRGKKGDLILREGDGDALLLMLRKGGIVEALSIYKKWKGYSLDYEGTRKLVFSLREPNSCLFKNKAIRIFTRNRGCDFKISGYFPDKCCSIVDSKGNEVAQVRVMKEVEELVENKDLYHVVVKPGMDQAFVFGVIAILDHIYGESTHC; this is encoded by the exons ATGACTGCGAACACAAACACGACGCCGATCGTTGGGAAACTGTACTGTTCATCGTCTCAGACGGTGCATGTGGTGAGGAAGAGGCCACACGTGGTGAATGGTGGTGGTTTTGTGGTGATGGATTCTAGTGGCCAGAGGGTTTTGTTCAGAGTCGATGGTTGTGGTGTTCGTGGCAAAAAGGGAGACTTGATCCTCAGAGAAGGAGATGGAGACGCTTTGCTTCTCATGCTTCGGAAG GGAGGCATAGTTGAGGCCTTGAGCATTTACAAGAAGTGGAAAGGTTACAGTTTAGACTACGAAGGAACACGGAAACTAGTTTTCAGCTTGAGAGAACCCAATTCTTGTTTGTTTAAGAACAAGGCAATCAGAATCTTTACGAGGAACAGAGGGTGTGATTTTAAGATCAGTGGGTATTTCCCGGACAAGTGTTGTAGCATTGTAGACTCAAAAGGCAACGAGGTAGCACAG GTGAGGGTGATGAAGGAGGTGGAGGAGTTGGTGGAAAACAAGGATTTGTATCATGTGGTGGTGAAACCTGGGATGGATCAAGCTTTTGTTTTTGGAGTCATAGCTATTCTTGATCACATTTATGGGGAATCTACCCACTGCTGA
- the LOC114175329 gene encoding uncharacterized protein LOC114175329, which translates to MAISGSETQSSSSLKIVSQVEVECVKCDSCGFTEECTPAYISRVRQRYQGRWLCGLCVEAVKHEVVRSESVITTEEALDRHITFCREFRSSTVLNETEHPIFAMGRLLRRSLDSPKPLRSNSTGALGVKTLQLIRSESCFSSISG; encoded by the coding sequence ATGGCAATTTCAGGGTCAGAGACTCAGAGTTCGTCCTCACTGAAAATTGTGTCTCAGGTGGAAGTGGAGTGCGTGAAATGCGACTCGTGCGGGTTCACAGAGGAATGCACCCCTGCGTACATCTCGAGGGTGCGTCAGAGGTACCAGGGTCGGTGGCTCTGTGGGCTGTGTGTGGAGGCTGTGAAACACGAGGTGGTAAGATCAGAAAGTGTCATCACCACCGAAGAAGCCCTGGACCGCCACATCACTTTCTGTAGAGAGTTCCGATCATCCACCGTTCTCAACGAAACTGAGCACCCCATCTTCGCCATGGGACGCCTCCTCCGCCGGAGCCTCGATTCTCCCAAGCCGCTCCGATCGAACTCTACGGGAGCTCTCGGGGTTAAAACCCTGCAATTGATTCGATCCGAGAGTTGCTTCTCTTCAATCTCCGGCTAA